The Pseudophaeobacter arcticus DSM 23566 genome includes a region encoding these proteins:
- a CDS encoding EcsC family protein has protein sequence MSEILQQHGDLSPVEIEAELDALARRYRAASGLGVNLLNMIGGQVESLLAQMPAGPRAQLGQATERALHLAMQAARQSRRVVPGQSRRVNRLISTAMGAAGGAAGLPGALVELPATTAFLLRTIQDAAATEGFDPNAESVMFDCLRVFASAGPLARDDGSDTAFVSLRFSLSGQALNQVIATVAPRLATAMGHKLAAQSVPILGAAAGATVNYVYSGYYHEVALVHFGLRRLAIEADQSEAELLADFISRLPLKH, from the coding sequence ATGAGCGAAATTCTGCAGCAGCACGGCGACCTGTCACCGGTTGAGATCGAGGCCGAGCTGGATGCCCTAGCGCGGCGCTACCGCGCGGCCAGCGGTCTGGGGGTGAACCTTCTGAATATGATCGGCGGGCAAGTCGAGAGCCTTTTGGCGCAGATGCCCGCCGGGCCGCGTGCCCAGCTGGGGCAGGCCACCGAACGGGCATTACATCTGGCGATGCAGGCGGCGCGACAGTCACGGCGGGTGGTGCCGGGCCAATCGCGCCGGGTGAACCGTTTGATCAGCACCGCGATGGGTGCCGCAGGTGGGGCTGCCGGATTGCCGGGGGCCCTGGTCGAGCTGCCCGCCACAACCGCCTTTTTGCTACGAACGATCCAGGATGCCGCAGCAACCGAAGGCTTCGACCCCAATGCCGAGAGCGTCATGTTTGATTGTTTGCGGGTCTTTGCCTCGGCGGGGCCACTGGCGCGGGACGATGGCAGCGACACCGCCTTTGTCTCCCTGCGGTTCAGCCTGTCAGGTCAGGCGCTCAATCAAGTCATCGCCACTGTGGCGCCGCGACTGGCCACTGCGATGGGGCACAAACTGGCGGCGCAATCGGTGCCCATCCTTGGGGCCGCTGCTGGGGCGACGGTGAATTATGTTTACTCCGGCTATTACCATGAGGTTGCCCTGGTGCATTTTGGCCTGCGCCGTCTGGCGATCGAGGCGGATCAGTCAGAGGCGGAGCTGCTGGCGGATTTTATCAGTCGTCTGCCATTGAAACACTAG
- a CDS encoding LysE family translocator — translation MDFTLWLAFASASAALLLIPGPTVLLVLSYALSKGRQVAVASALGVAFGDLIAMTASLAGLGALVMASATLFTALKWVGAAYLLWLGVKLWRSASGSSGLEQLASPDAVTARGIFGHTAVVTALNPKSIAFFIAFVPQFLRPGEALAPQFMILIATFVALAAVNAMAYALLADRLRLWISRPKAIANLTRVGGGALIAMGLATALLRRPT, via the coding sequence ATGGACTTCACACTTTGGCTGGCCTTTGCCTCCGCCTCTGCAGCCCTGCTGCTGATCCCCGGCCCCACTGTCCTGCTGGTGCTGAGCTATGCCCTGTCCAAGGGGCGCCAGGTGGCAGTGGCCTCTGCCCTGGGCGTGGCCTTTGGTGATCTCATCGCCATGACCGCATCCCTGGCCGGGCTTGGCGCCTTGGTCATGGCCTCGGCAACACTGTTCACCGCGCTGAAATGGGTTGGCGCGGCCTATCTTCTGTGGCTGGGTGTCAAGCTGTGGCGCAGTGCCTCTGGCAGCAGCGGATTGGAGCAACTGGCCAGCCCGGATGCGGTGACCGCGCGGGGGATCTTTGGCCATACGGCTGTGGTCACCGCGCTGAATCCCAAATCCATCGCCTTTTTCATCGCCTTTGTGCCGCAGTTCCTCCGCCCAGGCGAGGCGCTGGCCCCCCAGTTTATGATCCTGATTGCCACCTTCGTGGCGCTGGCTGCAGTCAATGCCATGGCCTATGCGCTGCTGGCGGATCGTCTGCGGCTCTGGATCTCGCGCCCCAAGGCAATTGCCAATCTGACCCGGGTCGGTGGGGGCGCGCTCATTGCAATGGGACTGGCCACCGCGCTGCTGCGCCGCCCGACCTGA
- a CDS encoding flavin reductase family protein: MFYRPEDGHGLPHNPFNALITPRPIGWISSRAADGSNNLAPYSFFNGVAYTPPQVMFASTGSKDDQPGTKDSLANIEETGVFCVNIVAFEMRDAMNASSETLPKEVDEFSHAGLTAVDCDTINCARIDGAPAALECKLTQIVTLPGVANRVAFGEVTGIHLRDDCLRDGIFDVTRFQPLARMGYRDYTVVRDVFSLARPDD, from the coding sequence ATGTTCTACCGCCCCGAAGACGGCCACGGGTTGCCGCACAACCCCTTTAACGCCCTGATTACTCCCCGCCCGATCGGCTGGATTTCCTCCCGCGCGGCGGATGGCAGCAACAATCTGGCCCCCTACTCCTTCTTCAATGGCGTCGCCTATACGCCACCGCAGGTGATGTTTGCCTCCACCGGCAGCAAGGACGACCAGCCAGGCACCAAGGACAGCCTTGCAAATATCGAAGAAACCGGCGTGTTCTGCGTCAATATCGTGGCTTTCGAGATGCGCGATGCGATGAATGCCAGTTCCGAGACCCTGCCCAAAGAGGTGGATGAGTTCTCCCATGCGGGGCTCACAGCCGTGGATTGCGACACCATCAACTGCGCCCGCATTGACGGCGCCCCCGCAGCGCTGGAATGCAAACTGACCCAGATCGTCACCCTGCCCGGCGTGGCAAACCGCGTCGCCTTTGGCGAGGTCACCGGCATTCACCTGCGCGATGACTGCCTGCGCGATGGCATTTTTGACGTCACGCGTTTTCAACCCCTGGCCCGTATGGGCTACCGTGATTACACCGTCGTGCGGGATGTGTTCTCGCTGGCCCGCCCTGATGATTGA
- a CDS encoding SulP family inorganic anion transporter, translated as MRRAAMALLANRISPPNLSIMQDEGWSVARVRTEILSGFTVSLALVPEAVAFAFVAGVHPLVGLYAAFLVGLVTALIGGRPGMISGATGALAVVMVALVAQHGVEYLFATVVLMGILQVIAGVMHWGKFIRLVPHPVMLGFVNGLAIVIFLAQMTQFKVPGTGGAEWLSGMPMMLMLGLVGLTMVIIWATPRITSIIPAPLAGIGIVAGIVIVFGLDVPRVGDMASIKGALPSIHNPFGQGIGIYGDALAPLNLETLRIIFPYAVILAAIGLIESLLTLNLVGEITGKRGGASQECIAQGTANVITGFFGGMGGCAMIGQSMINVKSGGRTRIAGIVAALCLLTFIVVASPLIEQIPLAALVGVMFMVVIGTFAWNSLKIMTKVPPMDAFVIVLVTVVTVMSDLAIAVVVGVIVSALAYAWSNARRIHAITRQSESEQGAKVYEIEGPLFFGSTDGFIELFDVENDPDKVIVEFGRSRVVDQSALQAIEAIAGKYEAAGKVLMLRHLSRDCHELLTKAGHLMIDSDDDPEYQVAADYSVKTGILGGH; from the coding sequence ATGAGACGCGCCGCCATGGCCCTGCTGGCCAATCGTATTTCCCCGCCGAACCTTTCGATCATGCAGGACGAGGGCTGGTCTGTTGCCCGCGTGCGCACCGAGATCCTGTCGGGTTTCACTGTTTCACTGGCTCTGGTTCCCGAGGCGGTGGCCTTTGCCTTCGTCGCCGGGGTGCATCCCCTGGTGGGGCTATATGCGGCTTTTCTGGTGGGTCTGGTCACGGCGCTGATTGGCGGCCGTCCCGGGATGATTTCCGGCGCCACCGGGGCGCTGGCGGTTGTCATGGTCGCGCTGGTGGCGCAGCACGGGGTTGAGTATCTTTTTGCCACCGTGGTTTTGATGGGCATCCTGCAGGTGATTGCCGGGGTGATGCATTGGGGGAAATTTATCCGCCTGGTGCCACATCCGGTGATGCTGGGCTTTGTCAACGGCTTGGCGATTGTGATTTTTCTCGCCCAGATGACCCAGTTCAAAGTACCGGGTACGGGCGGCGCTGAGTGGCTGTCGGGCATGCCGATGATGCTGATGCTGGGCCTTGTGGGGCTGACCATGGTGATCATCTGGGCGACGCCGCGGATCACCTCGATCATTCCGGCGCCACTGGCTGGCATTGGCATTGTGGCCGGGATTGTCATTGTCTTTGGTCTGGATGTGCCCCGCGTGGGCGATATGGCCTCGATCAAGGGGGCTTTGCCGTCCATTCACAATCCCTTTGGGCAGGGGATCGGCATCTACGGGGATGCTTTGGCGCCGCTGAACCTGGAAACGCTGCGGATCATTTTCCCCTATGCGGTCATTCTGGCGGCCATTGGTTTGATTGAGAGCCTGCTGACCCTGAACCTGGTGGGTGAAATCACCGGCAAGCGTGGCGGCGCCAGCCAGGAATGCATCGCGCAGGGGACTGCCAATGTGATAACTGGCTTCTTTGGTGGAATGGGGGGCTGCGCCATGATTGGCCAGTCGATGATCAATGTGAAATCCGGGGGGCGCACCCGGATTGCCGGTATCGTGGCGGCGCTGTGTCTTTTGACCTTTATTGTGGTGGCCTCGCCCTTGATTGAGCAGATCCCGCTGGCGGCGCTGGTTGGGGTGATGTTCATGGTGGTGATCGGAACCTTCGCCTGGAACAGCCTGAAGATCATGACCAAAGTTCCACCAATGGATGCCTTTGTCATCGTGCTGGTGACGGTGGTGACGGTGATGAGCGATTTGGCCATTGCGGTTGTGGTTGGGGTGATTGTCTCGGCTCTGGCCTATGCCTGGAGCAATGCGCGCCGTATTCACGCGATCACCCGTCAGTCAGAAAGCGAGCAGGGCGCCAAGGTCTATGAGATCGAGGGGCCGCTGTTCTTTGGCTCTACCGACGGGTTTATCGAGCTGTTTGATGTGGAAAATGACCCCGACAAGGTGATTGTTGAGTTTGGCCGCAGTCGCGTGGTTGATCAGTCGGCGCTGCAAGCCATTGAGGCGATTGCGGGCAAATATGAGGCGGCGGGCAAGGTGCTGATGCTGCGGCATCTCAGCCGTGACTGCCATGAGCTGTTGACCAAAGCGGGTCATTTGATGATCGATAGTGATGACGATCCTGAATATCAGGTGGCGGCGGACTATTCTGTCAAGACCGGGATCCTGGGGGGGCACTAG
- a CDS encoding CatB-related O-acetyltransferase, with translation MPLPDPALRNPIILPDGQAHAGTVMLSQAITHPNFQVGAFSYASDFSPPQDWASHLAPYLFAGARERLVIGRFCQIAHGARFITASANHAQDGLSCYPFPVFDPAQMAGFQPDTRDTVIGNDVWIGYGALILPGARIGDGAIIGAGAVVRGTVPPYGIVTGNPASLQRFRFSKPQIARLLSLKWWNWPQELLARAEPALLAGDLEMLESLAPD, from the coding sequence ATGCCCCTCCCAGATCCCGCCCTGCGCAATCCCATTATCCTCCCCGATGGCCAGGCCCATGCCGGGACCGTGATGCTGTCTCAGGCCATCACCCATCCCAACTTTCAGGTTGGCGCCTTCAGCTATGCCTCGGATTTCTCACCTCCACAGGACTGGGCCAGCCATCTTGCGCCCTATCTCTTTGCTGGCGCCCGCGAGCGCCTGGTGATCGGGCGCTTCTGCCAAATTGCCCATGGTGCGCGCTTTATCACCGCCTCCGCCAATCATGCGCAGGATGGCCTCAGCTGTTATCCTTTCCCGGTGTTTGATCCCGCGCAGATGGCCGGTTTTCAGCCAGACACCCGCGATACGGTGATCGGCAATGATGTTTGGATCGGCTATGGTGCGCTGATCCTGCCCGGCGCCCGTATCGGCGATGGCGCCATCATCGGTGCCGGGGCTGTGGTGCGGGGCACCGTCCCCCCCTATGGCATTGTCACCGGCAATCCCGCCAGCCTGCAGCGGTTTCGCTTTTCCAAACCACAGATCGCCCGCCTGTTGTCGCTGAAATGGTGGAACTGGCCGCAAGAGCTGCTGGCCCGCGCCGAACCCGCGCTTCTGGCAGGAGACCTGGAGATGCTGGAAAGCCTGGCACCTGACTGA
- a CDS encoding GNAT family N-acetyltransferase → MLLSRRKLRLETERLTLRPPVHSDFQAWAALRLQSRDYLTPWEPAWAPDHLGRKSFTNRVYWAQRSVSAGTAVPLFLIRRADQVIVGAITLDNIRRGPAMAGTLGYWTGQTFGRKGYMREAIGAVVHYAYGKLDLSRIEAACLPENAASRGLLEKSGFKYEGVAQSYLQIAGRWRTHVLYAALRHDRRGRTQAG, encoded by the coding sequence ATGCTGCTGAGCCGTCGCAAACTTCGACTTGAGACCGAGCGGCTGACGCTGCGCCCGCCGGTGCATTCTGATTTTCAGGCCTGGGCGGCGTTGCGACTGCAAAGTCGGGACTATCTCACCCCCTGGGAGCCCGCCTGGGCGCCGGACCATCTGGGGCGCAAGAGCTTTACCAACCGGGTCTATTGGGCGCAGCGCTCAGTCTCGGCTGGCACGGCGGTGCCGCTGTTTTTGATCCGGCGCGCGGATCAGGTGATTGTCGGGGCCATTACTCTGGACAATATTCGGCGCGGTCCGGCCATGGCCGGGACGCTGGGCTATTGGACCGGGCAAACCTTTGGTCGCAAGGGCTATATGCGCGAGGCCATTGGCGCGGTGGTGCACTATGCCTATGGCAAACTGGATCTCAGCCGGATCGAAGCAGCCTGCCTGCCGGAAAATGCCGCGTCTCGTGGGTTGTTGGAGAAATCGGGGTTCAAATACGAGGGTGTTGCCCAGTCTTATCTGCAAATTGCCGGACGCTGGCGCACCCATGTTCTTTATGCTGCTCTGCGCCATGACCGTCGGGGCCGTACACAGGCGGGGTAG
- a CDS encoding S-methyl-5'-thioadenosine phosphorylase, which translates to MIAVIGGSGIYEIDGLEAAEWVSVDTPWGAPSDQILTGHLDGVKMAFLPRHGRGHVHSPTEVPYRANIDALKRLGVTDVFSVSACGSFRDAMAPGDFVIIDQFIDRTFAREKSFFGTGCVAHVSVAHPTCARLSDAAEQAAKSAGVTVHRGGTYLCMEGPQFSSIAESKMYRESWGCDVIGMTNMPEAKLAREAELCYASIAMVTDYDSWHPDHGAVDISDILATLQGNSSNARELVRRLPALLGKQRDLCPHGCDRALEFAVMTAPEKRDPALLAKLDAVAGRVLG; encoded by the coding sequence ATGATCGCCGTCATTGGCGGCTCAGGCATATACGAGATCGACGGGCTGGAAGCTGCGGAATGGGTCTCTGTCGACACCCCCTGGGGCGCTCCTTCGGATCAGATCCTCACCGGACATCTGGATGGGGTCAAAATGGCCTTTCTGCCCCGGCATGGTCGCGGCCATGTGCATTCGCCAACCGAAGTGCCCTACCGCGCCAATATTGACGCGCTCAAACGACTGGGCGTGACAGATGTCTTTTCCGTCTCTGCCTGCGGCTCCTTCCGTGACGCCATGGCACCGGGCGATTTTGTCATCATTGATCAGTTCATCGACCGCACCTTTGCCCGCGAAAAAAGCTTCTTTGGCACCGGCTGCGTCGCCCATGTCAGCGTCGCCCATCCGACCTGTGCGCGGCTCTCTGATGCGGCCGAGCAGGCCGCCAAATCTGCCGGGGTTACCGTGCATCGCGGCGGCACCTATCTTTGCATGGAGGGGCCGCAATTTTCCTCCATCGCCGAAAGCAAAATGTACCGCGAAAGCTGGGGCTGCGATGTCATCGGCATGACCAATATGCCAGAGGCAAAACTGGCGCGCGAAGCAGAGCTCTGCTATGCCTCCATTGCCATGGTCACCGATTACGACAGCTGGCACCCGGACCATGGGGCGGTTGATATCAGCGATATCCTGGCGACGCTTCAGGGCAATTCCAGCAATGCCCGTGAACTGGTGCGCCGCCTGCCCGCTCTGCTGGGCAAACAGCGCGACCTCTGCCCGCATGGCTGTGATCGCGCCCTGGAGTTTGCCGTGATGACCGCGCCGGAAAAACGCGATCCTGCCCTGTTGGCCAAACTGGACGCGGTGGCAGGTCGCGTTCTGGGCTAA
- a CDS encoding DUF418 domain-containing protein encodes MILWGLAALPGLILKDPQLAELLGTASLPPGPCYLIAASGSAWVMIGAMLRLGTLLDRIGLAEWMATPGRMALSLYVAHILLGMGTLEAMGLLDGSLSPETIFGFSLGFCALSMVLTWVWTLLTPRGPLEALMRRVAEIFR; translated from the coding sequence TTGATCCTGTGGGGGCTCGCAGCACTGCCAGGGCTGATCCTCAAGGATCCACAACTGGCTGAGCTCCTGGGCACCGCCTCACTGCCGCCGGGGCCCTGCTACCTGATTGCCGCCAGTGGCAGCGCCTGGGTGATGATCGGAGCGATGCTGCGCCTGGGCACCCTGCTGGACCGGATCGGCCTGGCCGAATGGATGGCAACACCGGGGCGTATGGCGCTCAGCCTCTATGTTGCCCATATCCTGCTGGGCATGGGCACGCTTGAGGCCATGGGGCTGTTGGATGGCTCGCTGTCGCCAGAGACCATCTTTGGCTTCAGCCTCGGTTTCTGTGCCCTGTCGATGGTGCTGACCTGGGTTTGGACCCTTCTCACCCCGCGCGGCCCCCTCGAAGCGCTGATGCGGCGGGTCGCTGAGATTTTCCGTTGA
- a CDS encoding DUF1178 family protein, producing MINYSLKCAQGHSFDSWFQSASAFDKLAAAGLVACAFCGSTEVEKAIMAPRVRTGRKAVSGIGEPERNRPEVPELQTTSTAAPSADNSAAVAVPNSGRGALSTPMSGQAAEMEKALSELRRKVEENSDYVGKDFASEARAMHLGDAPERAIYGEAKPEEAKALIEEGIPVLPLPFGRSRKTN from the coding sequence ATGATAAACTACAGCCTTAAATGCGCCCAAGGGCATAGCTTTGACAGCTGGTTTCAATCCGCTTCCGCTTTTGACAAATTGGCGGCGGCCGGTCTGGTGGCCTGTGCCTTTTGCGGCAGCACCGAGGTTGAGAAAGCCATCATGGCGCCGCGGGTGCGCACCGGACGCAAGGCTGTCTCGGGTATTGGTGAGCCTGAGCGGAACAGGCCTGAGGTGCCAGAGCTGCAGACCACATCCACGGCGGCTCCTTCCGCCGACAACTCTGCTGCGGTTGCTGTTCCTAATAGTGGTCGCGGCGCGCTGAGCACCCCGATGAGCGGGCAGGCGGCAGAGATGGAAAAAGCCCTGAGCGAGCTGCGCCGCAAGGTGGAAGAGAACTCTGACTACGTGGGTAAGGATTTTGCCAGCGAGGCCCGTGCCATGCATCTGGGCGATGCCCCGGAACGTGCGATCTACGGGGAGGCCAAACCAGAAGAGGCCAAGGCCTTGATCGAAGAGGGAATCCCGGTTTTGCCGCTGCCCTTTGGGCGGAGTCGTAAAACCAACTAG
- a CDS encoding FAD-binding oxidoreductase, whose translation MRYTPADAAFAASLSASLPEGVLCPCAPRYLEEPRGRYQGQAGLLAKPSSAAEVAVLLRAANAARVPVVPYGGGTGLVGGQVKPEGAAPLVMSLERMARIRAVYPQENVILAEAGAILADVQQAALAQQRLFPLSLAAEGTARIGGNLATNAGGVNVLRYGNARELCLGLEAVLPSGEIWHGLTRLRKDNTGYDLRNLLIGSEGTLGVITAAALKLSPIPAHQGVALFVVPSPQAAIALLALARDQLGEAVSAFELMHRQGLEFLAQHLPQLRQPFAQAPEWSVLIDLGLARGQDPVVALSDLFEASVEAGLAEDGVIAQSKAQAQALWAVREQIPEANRLVGSISSHDISVPISDIPDFIRRGGEAIAALGQGDMRVNCFGHLGDGNLHYNVFPATGRARSDYDDLRGAVKTVVHDLVQDMGGSFSAEHGVGRMKVADLQSYGDPVKLAAMRSIKQALDPRGIMNPGAVLPSQEP comes from the coding sequence ATGAGATATACACCCGCCGATGCCGCCTTCGCCGCCAGCCTGTCCGCTTCCTTGCCCGAGGGGGTGTTGTGCCCCTGCGCGCCGAGATACCTGGAGGAGCCGCGCGGGCGCTACCAGGGGCAGGCGGGGCTTTTGGCCAAGCCCAGCAGCGCTGCCGAGGTGGCAGTTCTTCTGCGCGCCGCCAATGCCGCCCGTGTGCCGGTGGTGCCCTACGGTGGTGGCACCGGGTTGGTTGGCGGCCAGGTGAAGCCGGAGGGGGCAGCGCCTTTGGTGATGTCACTGGAACGTATGGCCCGGATCCGCGCTGTCTATCCGCAGGAAAACGTCATCCTGGCCGAAGCCGGGGCCATTCTGGCCGATGTGCAGCAGGCGGCCCTGGCGCAGCAACGGCTGTTTCCGCTGTCTCTGGCGGCGGAGGGGACAGCGCGCATCGGCGGCAACCTGGCGACCAATGCAGGCGGGGTGAATGTGCTGCGCTATGGCAATGCCCGCGAACTCTGCCTGGGGCTGGAGGCTGTTTTGCCAAGCGGCGAAATCTGGCACGGGCTGACGCGGCTGCGCAAGGACAATACCGGCTATGATCTGCGCAACCTCCTGATCGGCTCGGAGGGCACATTGGGGGTGATCACTGCCGCCGCCCTGAAGCTGTCCCCGATCCCGGCGCACCAGGGAGTGGCGCTTTTTGTGGTGCCGTCGCCCCAGGCCGCAATTGCGCTGCTGGCACTGGCGCGGGATCAGCTGGGGGAGGCGGTGAGTGCGTTTGAGCTGATGCATCGCCAGGGGCTGGAGTTTCTCGCCCAGCATCTGCCGCAGCTGCGCCAACCCTTTGCACAGGCGCCGGAATGGTCGGTGCTGATTGATCTGGGGCTGGCCCGTGGGCAGGATCCGGTTGTCGCCTTGTCCGATCTGTTTGAAGCCTCTGTTGAGGCTGGATTGGCTGAGGACGGGGTGATCGCGCAGTCCAAGGCGCAGGCCCAGGCGCTGTGGGCGGTCCGAGAGCAAATCCCCGAGGCCAACCGTCTGGTCGGGTCAATTTCAAGCCACGACATTTCGGTGCCGATCTCGGATATTCCGGATTTTATTCGACGCGGAGGTGAGGCAATTGCTGCTTTGGGGCAGGGCGATATGCGGGTCAATTGTTTTGGCCATTTGGGCGATGGCAACCTGCATTACAATGTCTTTCCCGCGACGGGGAGGGCGCGCAGCGACTATGACGACCTGCGCGGTGCGGTGAAAACCGTGGTGCATGATCTGGTGCAGGACATGGGTGGGTCTTTTAGCGCGGAACATGGCGTGGGTCGGATGAAGGTTGCGGATCTGCAGTCCTATGGCGACCCGGTGAAACTCGCGGCGATGCGGTCCATCAAACAGGCTCTGGACCCCCGGGGGATCATGAACCCTGGCGCAGTTCTTCCGTCACAGGAGCCTTGA
- a CDS encoding GNAT family N-acetyltransferase encodes MIELMAEQPGDRWEVEALYDLCFAPGREALSSYRLRDDVPPVPGLSQVARDELGILAGAIRFWPVHIEIPARRSPLDESLESTGAEPIATEPQATEPQQESKKEPHRVTALLLGPVAVHPTHQGEGLGGSLIRDSLAKAAEQGWHRVMLVGDAPYYRRFGFERLWDVEMPPPTNPERVLGLDAQSEVWEGVRGRVTRWQGAELTRGGP; translated from the coding sequence GTGATCGAACTCATGGCAGAACAGCCCGGTGACCGCTGGGAGGTGGAGGCGCTGTATGACCTGTGCTTTGCGCCCGGGCGCGAGGCCCTGTCGTCGTACCGTCTGCGCGATGATGTGCCACCTGTTCCGGGGTTGAGCCAGGTTGCCCGCGACGAGTTGGGCATTCTGGCCGGGGCAATCCGGTTCTGGCCGGTCCATATCGAGATCCCGGCGCGCAGATCACCGCTGGACGAGAGCCTGGAGTCAACCGGTGCCGAACCAATCGCCACAGAGCCACAAGCCACAGAGCCACAACAGGAATCCAAGAAAGAGCCGCACAGGGTGACGGCGCTTTTGCTGGGGCCGGTGGCGGTGCACCCCACCCACCAGGGCGAGGGGCTGGGCGGCTCGCTTATTCGCGACAGCCTGGCCAAGGCCGCCGAACAGGGCTGGCACCGTGTCATGCTGGTGGGGGACGCGCCCTACTACCGCCGTTTTGGCTTTGAGCGGCTGTGGGATGTGGAAATGCCGCCCCCCACCAACCCCGAGCGCGTGCTGGGTCTGGACGCGCAATCCGAGGTTTGGGAGGGGGTCCGGGGCCGGGTCACGCGCTGGCAGGGGGCAGAGCTCACGCGGGGAGGACCTTGA
- a CDS encoding adenine phosphoribosyltransferase: MPRRSAVKDYIRTIVDFPHEGIMFRDVTTLFADPRGFRMAIDQMLHPYAGERIDKVVGLEARGFIIGGAIAHQLSVGFVPIRKKGKLPGRTLSQEYKLEYGEAIVEIHEDAIQPGEKILVVDDLLATGGTASAGIKLIERLGGEIISCAFIVDLPDLGGRKVLEDLGMDVHVLCEFEGE; the protein is encoded by the coding sequence ATGCCCAGAAGATCCGCCGTGAAAGACTATATCCGTACCATCGTCGATTTCCCACATGAGGGCATCATGTTTCGCGATGTCACCACGCTCTTTGCCGATCCCCGCGGATTTCGTATGGCCATTGATCAGATGCTGCACCCCTACGCCGGGGAGCGGATCGACAAAGTGGTGGGTCTGGAGGCCCGTGGTTTTATCATCGGCGGGGCCATTGCCCATCAGCTGAGCGTTGGTTTTGTTCCCATCCGCAAAAAAGGCAAATTGCCGGGCCGCACCCTGAGCCAGGAATACAAACTGGAATACGGCGAAGCCATTGTGGAGATCCATGAAGACGCAATCCAGCCCGGCGAAAAAATTCTGGTGGTAGATGACCTCCTGGCCACCGGCGGCACCGCCTCTGCCGGCATCAAACTGATCGAACGCCTGGGCGGAGAGATCATCTCCTGCGCCTTTATCGTTGACCTGCCGGATCTTGGCGGTCGCAAGGTTTTGGAAGACCTCGGCATGGATGTGCATGTTCTGTGTGAATTTGAAGGCGAATAA
- a CDS encoding M16 family metallopeptidase produces MSVQQHQLANGFRIVTEAMPGLQSASIGIWVTAGGRNERLEQNGIAHFLEHMAFKGTKRRSSLQIAEAVEDVGGYINAYTSREVTAYYARVLQDDVPLALDVLADILRNPVFDPREIEVERGVILQEIGQALDTPDDVIFDWLQEQSYHNQPLGRTILGPAERVSAFTREDLTQFVSEHYGPGQMILSAAGAVDHAELVKLAEDLFGDMKPQPALAMKPAQFTGGEARHTKDLEQAHFALSFESPGYRDDAIYTAQIYSGVMGGGMSSRLFQEVREKRGLCYTIFAQAGAHADTGSTTIYAGTSADQVEELAHITVDEMKRAATDMSDAEVERARAQMKAGMLMGLESPTNRAERLARLVQIWDRVPALEETVKLIDAVSTADVRAMAEQLAVHAPAAMALYGPVEGAPSLAALQARRVA; encoded by the coding sequence GTGAGCGTCCAACAGCACCAACTGGCCAATGGCTTTCGCATCGTCACCGAGGCCATGCCGGGTCTGCAATCCGCCTCGATCGGGATTTGGGTGACCGCAGGTGGCCGCAATGAACGGCTGGAGCAGAACGGCATTGCGCATTTTCTGGAGCATATGGCGTTCAAGGGCACCAAGCGGCGCAGCTCTCTGCAGATTGCCGAGGCGGTCGAGGATGTGGGCGGCTATATCAACGCCTATACCTCGCGCGAGGTGACCGCCTATTACGCGCGGGTGCTGCAGGATGATGTGCCGCTGGCGCTGGACGTATTGGCGGATATTCTGCGCAACCCGGTGTTTGATCCGCGCGAGATCGAGGTCGAGCGCGGCGTGATCCTGCAAGAGATCGGCCAGGCGCTGGACACGCCGGACGACGTGATCTTTGATTGGCTGCAAGAGCAAAGCTATCACAACCAGCCGCTGGGCCGCACCATTCTGGGCCCGGCTGAGCGCGTTAGTGCCTTTACGCGCGAGGATCTGACGCAGTTTGTGTCAGAACACTATGGCCCGGGCCAGATGATCCTGTCGGCTGCCGGCGCGGTGGATCACGCCGAGCTGGTCAAACTGGCCGAAGACCTGTTTGGCGACATGAAGCCACAGCCTGCGCTGGCGATGAAGCCTGCGCAGTTTACCGGTGGTGAAGCCCGTCACACCAAGGATCTGGAACAGGCGCATTTTGCCCTCTCCTTTGAAAGTCCCGGTTACCGGGATGACGCCATTTATACGGCGCAGATCTATTCGGGGGTGATGGGTGGCGGCATGTCCAGCCGTCTGTTCCAGGAAGTGCGGGAAAAACGCGGGCTTTGCTATACCATCTTTGCCCAGGCTGGTGCCCATGCTGATACTGGCAGCACCACGATCTATGCCGGCACCTCTGCGGATCAGGTTGAGGAACTCGCCCATATCACCGTGGACGAGATGAAGCGCGCCGCAACAGATATGTCGGATGCCGAGGTGGAGCGCGCCCGGGCGCAGATGAAGGCAGGTATGCTGATGGGGCTGGAAAGCCCCACCAACCGCGCCGAACGTCTGGCGCGTCTGGTGCAGATCTGGGACCGGGTGCCTGCCCTGGAGGAGACGGTGAAACTGATTGATGCCGTCAGCACTGCGGATGTGCGCGCCATGGCGGAACAGCTTGCGGTGCACGCCCCGGCGGCAATGGCGCTTTATGGGCCTGTTGAGGGCGCGCCAAGCCTCGCCGCGCTGCAGGCGCGCCGTGTTGCCTGA